Proteins encoded in a region of the Nostoc sp. UHCC 0926 genome:
- a CDS encoding non-ribosomal peptide synthetase, with product MTNSIIEFLDRLSNLDINLEANGDRLRCHAPEGVLNPMLLQEITGRKTEIMLFLQQAKQAKTSHQLPIQRVPRDGELTLSFAQQRLWFLHHLSPDSRSYNFLDAQRLHGSLNIIALEQSLSELIRRHEILRTTFPTVDGQPVQVIAPPTSFTLPIHNLQGLSVQEQTDRIQEIAKSFASKPFNLAVDPLVQFTLLQLSNQEYVLLLKMHHIIYDGWSLDIFKRELSHLYAAFAQRLPNPLSELPIQYADFAVWQRQWLTGVVLERQLNYWQQQLAGVSGVLELPTDKPRPPVQSFRGRIERFQLDRNLTQRLKQLSQESDATLFMTLLAAFLVLLSRYSGQLDIVVGSPIANRNNKSIEQLIGFFTNTLALRGDLSGNPSFADFLAQVRQTTLSAYAHQDLPFEMLVEKLQPERDLSRNPLLQVMFSLHNTLQSSWDLPGLTIQDISLPIDEMVRFDLEVHYWEVSGCLEGIWNYSADLFDATTITRIAQHFQILLQAIIANPRAPIAELPLLTIAERHQLLVEWNNTEVDYSSNKCIHQLFEEQVERTPDAVAVVFEDQQLTYQQLNTRANQLAHYLRSLDVGADVLVGLCVERSLEMVVGLLGILKAGGAYLPLDPDYPTERLSFMVEDAQVRVLLTQQQLVESLPKHQARVVCLDIDWEKIAQNNDSNLENTATPDNLAYVIYTSGSTGKPKGVLINYSNVARLFAATNSWYNFNSQDVWTLFHSYAFDFSVWEIWGALLYGGRLVVVPYLVTRSPESFYELLCQEKITILNQTPSAFRQLIQAEIAIATAGELNLRLVIFGGEALELKSLQPWFERHGDQMPQLVNMYGITETTVHVTYRPLSKVDLYGTASVIGRPIPDLQVYVLDEQKQPVPIGVSGEMYVGGAGVARGYLNRVELTQQRFISHPFSKNPQARLYKTGDLARYLPNGELEYLGRIDQQVKIRGFRIELGEIEAALTQHLAVGETIVIAREDDPGNKRLVAYIVPEQTYAFPILQLLRFQNKSLSNEELLYKLPNGMMVAHLNKNETEFVYKELWEEQTYLKNGVTINEGDCIFDVGANIGLFTLFVGQICKDVSIYAFEPIPPVFDLLHINSENYGLNVKLFNLGLSSETKSDTFTYYPQISVISGRFADIAQEREVVKSFLLKQQNIVENETEISSQAIDELLAERLQSQQFTCQLRTISDVISEYGVEKIDLLKIDVEKSEQDVLSGIQQEDWQKIKQIVVEVHNINGRLEEITALLKKHGYDLTIEQDALLEDTVLYNIYARRPSINQSLPEDPGSGLVSDYVKPGWINVNLLLSEFRHCLQKKLPEYMVPSAFVLLESLPLTPNGKVDRNALPEPDLDSTLLEKYVAPRTPIEEILAQIWAQVLKVERVGIHDNFFESGGHSLLATQLLSRIRNIFKLELPLHSLFAATTVAKFAQEIKQLQQQNLELSTPPILPRASEAELPLSFAQQRLWFLDQLQPLSAFYNVPVALHLVGTLEVAALQQSLQEIIHRHEALRTNFIKVDGKPTQVIQTQANWKVSIVDLKHLFTTEQEIATQQLAQQQAIQPFNLATEPLVRATLLVLSKTEHALLVCMHHIVFDGWSVGVFVQELAALYNAYSQGQPSPLAPLPIQYADFAIWQRNWLQGDVLQSQLSYWQQQLANAPALLSLPTDRPRPSVQTDNGAYQQFALSKELTSGLTQLSQQQGVTLFMTLLAAFDTLLYRYTGQEDILVGSPIANRDRSEIEELIGFFVNTLVIRTDLAGNPSFSELLSRVREVALSAYAHQNLPFEMLVEALQPERDLSYTPLFQVMFALQNASTSQVELAGLTVTPLITEGATAKFDLSLLMQNTATGLVGFWEYNTDLFDASTIERMTGHFVTLLEGIIANPQQQISQLPLLTAVEQQQLLVEWNETQADYPSDKCIHQLFEEQVQRTPDAIAVVFEDQQLTYQQLNTRANQLAHYLKSLGVGADVLVGICVERSIEMVVGLLGILKAGGAYLPLDPEYPIERLRFMLEDAQVPVLLTQQKLLDRLAQNQAQLVCLDTDWRLISQLSQNNLITEAQTNNLAYVIYTSGSTGQPKGVLIAHQGLLNLVFWHNRAFNITSLDKATQLAKTAFDAAVWELWPYLTTGASIYLVKSQLLSSLVNLRDWLISNKITISFLPTPLAQELLSLQWPTENLALRCILTGGDKLHQYPSDSIPFQVVNNYGPTENTVVTTSGLVVAKEQEQISPTIGRAIANTQVYILDSNLQPVPIGVPGELHIAGVGLAKGYLNRPDLTTEKFISNPFEEAVRGACRRQGSKLYKTGDLARYLPDGNIEYLGRIDDQVKIRGFRIELAEIEALLGQHDDVQVCCVIAREEAPGNKGLVAYVVPQKEVTPITNELRQFLSDKLPGYMVPNVFVILESLPLTPNGKVDRRALPAPDLQQELSDYVMPNTEAEEIIAGVWQKALAIEKVGIYNNFFELGGNSLLLVKINQQLQEQLGLELSIVDMFNYPTIYTLSQYLNTKSQKENPIKENTHRTQSHNEVKALKSKQLQSRQQYRSQKKGRK from the coding sequence ATGACTAACAGCATTATTGAATTCCTCGATCGCCTGAGTAACTTGGATATTAACCTAGAGGCTAATGGCGATCGCTTGCGCTGTCATGCACCTGAAGGCGTGTTAAATCCAATGCTACTTCAGGAAATAACTGGGCGTAAAACAGAAATTATGCTGTTTTTACAGCAAGCAAAGCAGGCTAAGACTTCTCATCAGTTGCCCATTCAAAGAGTGCCACGAGACGGTGAGCTAACACTGTCTTTTGCCCAACAGCGACTCTGGTTTCTGCACCATTTGTCACCAGACAGTCGTTCTTATAATTTCCTAGATGCTCAGAGGCTACATGGATCGCTGAATATAATTGCACTGGAACAAAGTCTTAGTGAACTCATTCGCCGCCATGAAATCTTAAGAACTACTTTTCCTACCGTAGACGGACAACCTGTTCAGGTCATTGCTCCTCCCACTAGCTTCACTTTGCCAATCCATAACTTGCAGGGATTGTCAGTCCAGGAGCAAACCGATCGGATTCAAGAAATAGCGAAGTCCTTTGCCTCCAAGCCTTTTAATCTAGCTGTTGACCCCTTAGTACAATTCACTCTACTCCAACTGAGTAACCAGGAGTATGTACTGCTGTTAAAGATGCACCACATCATCTACGATGGCTGGTCTTTGGACATTTTCAAACGTGAGTTATCTCACTTGTATGCAGCTTTCGCTCAAAGATTGCCCAACCCACTATCTGAATTACCTATCCAGTATGCTGACTTTGCAGTTTGGCAACGCCAGTGGCTAACTGGCGTTGTCCTGGAACGCCAACTAAATTACTGGCAGCAACAGTTAGCAGGTGTCTCTGGCGTACTAGAACTACCTACTGATAAACCACGTCCCCCAGTGCAGAGTTTCCGGGGTAGAATTGAGCGTTTTCAACTGGATCGCAACCTCACACAACGCCTCAAGCAGTTGAGCCAAGAGTCAGACGCAACATTGTTTATGACTCTACTGGCCGCTTTTTTGGTCTTGCTCTCTCGTTACAGTGGTCAGTTAGATATTGTTGTTGGCTCCCCGATCGCTAACCGCAACAACAAGAGCATCGAGCAGCTAATAGGTTTTTTTACTAATACCCTAGCATTAAGGGGCGATCTCTCTGGCAACCCCAGCTTTGCTGACTTCTTAGCGCAAGTGCGGCAAACCACATTGTCAGCCTACGCTCACCAGGACTTGCCTTTTGAGATGTTGGTAGAAAAGCTACAGCCAGAACGAGATTTGAGTCGTAATCCTCTGCTACAGGTAATGTTTTCCCTCCATAACACCCTACAGTCTTCTTGGGATTTGCCAGGTTTAACTATCCAGGACATATCTTTACCAATTGATGAAATGGTCAGATTTGACCTGGAAGTTCACTACTGGGAAGTTTCAGGATGTCTGGAGGGTATTTGGAATTACAGTGCTGATTTATTTGATGCAACGACAATTACTCGCATAGCCCAACATTTTCAAATTTTACTACAAGCAATTATTGCCAATCCCAGAGCGCCAATTGCAGAATTACCACTGTTGACGATCGCAGAACGTCATCAATTGTTGGTGGAGTGGAACAACACTGAAGTAGACTATTCCTCTAATAAGTGTATCCATCAGTTGTTTGAGGAGCAGGTAGAGCGCACCCCGGATGCTGTAGCAGTCGTTTTTGAAGATCAACAACTGACTTACCAGCAGTTGAATACTCGTGCAAATCAATTGGCGCATTACTTGCGATCGTTAGATGTGGGAGCCGATGTGCTAGTTGGGTTGTGTGTAGAACGCTCTTTGGAGATGGTGGTAGGACTACTTGGTATTCTTAAGGCGGGTGGGGCATATCTGCCACTTGACCCAGACTATCCTACTGAGCGTTTGAGCTTTATGGTTGAAGATGCTCAAGTTAGGGTGTTGCTGACTCAGCAGCAGTTAGTAGAATCTCTGCCTAAACATCAAGCGCGTGTCGTTTGCTTAGATATCGATTGGGAAAAAATAGCTCAAAACAATGATTCAAATCTAGAAAACACTGCCACACCCGATAACCTGGCTTATGTAATTTACACTTCTGGTTCCACAGGTAAGCCTAAAGGCGTTTTAATTAATTACTCAAATGTAGCTCGTCTGTTTGCCGCTACAAACTCGTGGTATAATTTTAACTCTCAAGATGTCTGGACATTGTTCCACTCTTATGCATTCGACTTTTCAGTATGGGAAATTTGGGGTGCATTGCTGTATGGTGGACGATTAGTAGTAGTGCCATATTTAGTGACGCGATCGCCTGAATCCTTCTATGAGTTATTGTGTCAAGAAAAAATCACAATTCTCAATCAAACCCCTTCAGCTTTCCGCCAGTTAATTCAAGCCGAAATTGCGATCGCAACAGCTGGCGAATTGAACTTACGCCTAGTAATTTTCGGTGGGGAAGCCTTAGAACTCAAGAGTTTGCAACCTTGGTTTGAACGTCACGGCGACCAAATGCCCCAGTTAGTGAATATGTACGGGATTACGGAAACCACGGTACACGTTACCTATCGTCCCTTAAGCAAAGTCGATTTGTATGGTACGGCAAGTGTAATTGGTCGTCCAATTCCCGACTTACAAGTGTATGTGCTAGATGAACAGAAACAGCCAGTACCAATTGGCGTTTCTGGTGAGATGTACGTTGGTGGTGCTGGGGTGGCGCGTGGTTATCTCAATCGTGTCGAACTGACACAACAACGGTTTATCTCTCATCCTTTTAGCAAGAATCCCCAAGCGCGACTATATAAAACAGGGGACTTGGCACGTTATTTGCCCAATGGCGAGTTAGAGTATTTAGGGCGCATTGACCAGCAAGTGAAAATTCGCGGCTTCCGCATCGAACTTGGAGAAATCGAGGCGGCGCTAACACAACACTTGGCTGTGGGGGAAACTATTGTCATCGCGCGCGAGGACGATCCTGGCAATAAGCGTCTAGTAGCTTATATTGTCCCTGAGCAAACGTATGCTTTTCCAATTTTACAACTACTTCGTTTTCAAAATAAAAGCCTGTCTAATGAAGAGTTACTCTATAAGTTGCCGAATGGCATGATGGTTGCCCATCTGAATAAAAACGAGACAGAATTCGTCTACAAAGAACTTTGGGAAGAACAGACTTATTTAAAAAATGGCGTCACCATCAATGAAGGGGATTGCATTTTTGATGTGGGTGCCAATATCGGTCTGTTCACACTTTTCGTGGGTCAAATATGTAAGGATGTTTCTATTTACGCATTTGAGCCAATTCCGCCTGTTTTTGACCTATTACACATAAATTCTGAGAACTATGGCTTAAATGTGAAGCTATTTAATCTTGGTCTTTCCAGCGAGACAAAGAGTGATACCTTTACATATTATCCTCAAATTTCGGTCATTTCAGGGCGCTTTGCTGATATTGCTCAAGAGCGAGAGGTAGTTAAATCCTTTTTGCTCAAACAACAAAATATTGTAGAAAATGAGACAGAAATATCTAGTCAGGCAATTGATGAACTGCTAGCAGAAAGATTGCAGAGTCAGCAATTCACTTGCCAGTTAAGAACAATTTCTGATGTGATTAGTGAGTATGGCGTTGAGAAAATCGATTTGCTGAAAATCGACGTGGAGAAAAGTGAGCAGGATGTGCTTTCTGGCATCCAGCAAGAAGATTGGCAAAAGATCAAGCAGATAGTTGTAGAGGTTCATAACATCAATGGCAGGTTGGAAGAGATTACAGCCCTGCTGAAAAAACATGGATACGACCTAACTATTGAGCAGGATGCTTTACTAGAAGATACTGTACTCTACAATATTTATGCTAGACGACCATCCATAAACCAGTCCCTCCCAGAAGATCCTGGTAGCGGGTTAGTCAGTGATTATGTAAAACCGGGCTGGATTAATGTGAATTTATTACTCAGTGAGTTTCGCCACTGCCTACAAAAGAAGTTACCAGAGTACATGGTACCAAGTGCTTTTGTGCTGCTGGAATCCTTACCCCTAACTCCGAACGGCAAAGTAGACCGCAACGCCCTGCCAGAACCAGACTTAGACAGCACACTGCTAGAAAAATATGTCGCCCCACGCACACCCATTGAGGAAATACTGGCACAAATTTGGGCGCAAGTTCTTAAAGTAGAGCGAGTTGGCATTCATGATAACTTCTTTGAATCAGGGGGACACTCGCTATTAGCGACCCAATTGCTCTCACGCATCCGCAACATTTTCAAATTAGAATTACCACTGCATAGTCTGTTTGCAGCAACAACAGTTGCCAAATTCGCACAAGAGATTAAGCAGTTACAACAACAAAATTTAGAACTGTCTACACCACCTATCTTACCAAGGGCAAGTGAAGCTGAATTACCACTATCATTTGCTCAACAGCGTTTGTGGTTTTTAGACCAGTTACAGCCTCTCAGCGCCTTTTACAACGTACCTGTAGCTTTGCATCTAGTCGGAACTCTCGAAGTTGCGGCGCTACAACAAAGCTTACAAGAAATTATTCATCGCCACGAGGCATTACGTACTAACTTCATTAAAGTTGATGGAAAACCAACTCAAGTTATCCAAACACAAGCGAATTGGAAAGTATCAATTGTTGATTTAAAGCATTTATTCACAACTGAACAAGAAATTGCCACACAGCAATTAGCGCAGCAACAAGCTATTCAACCTTTTAACCTGGCAACTGAACCATTAGTTAGGGCGACATTGCTAGTGCTGTCCAAGACAGAACACGCCTTATTAGTGTGTATGCACCACATTGTCTTTGATGGCTGGTCAGTGGGTGTGTTTGTTCAAGAACTAGCAGCGCTGTACAATGCTTACTCTCAAGGTCAGCCGTCTCCGTTAGCACCACTGCCGATTCAGTACGCAGATTTCGCAATTTGGCAGCGAAACTGGTTACAAGGAGATGTTTTACAAAGCCAACTAAGTTACTGGCAACAACAACTGGCAAACGCACCAGCTTTATTGTCCCTACCCACAGACCGACCTAGACCATCTGTGCAGACTGACAACGGGGCATATCAACAGTTTGCACTCTCAAAGGAGCTAACCAGTGGCTTGACACAACTGAGTCAACAACAAGGGGTGACTTTATTCATGACGCTGTTGGCAGCGTTTGATACTCTACTTTATCGCTACACAGGACAAGAAGATATATTGGTGGGGTCTCCCATTGCTAACCGCGATCGCAGTGAAATAGAAGAGTTAATTGGCTTTTTTGTCAATACCTTAGTCATACGTACAGATTTGGCAGGTAATCCCAGTTTTAGCGAATTACTGAGTCGTGTTCGAGAAGTAGCTTTATCCGCGTATGCTCATCAGAACTTGCCTTTTGAAATGCTGGTAGAAGCATTGCAGCCAGAACGGGATCTCAGCTATACACCACTGTTCCAGGTGATGTTTGCCCTCCAGAATGCGTCTACATCTCAAGTAGAGTTGGCTGGGTTGACTGTCACTCCATTGATAACAGAAGGCGCAACGGCAAAGTTTGATTTAAGTTTGTTAATGCAGAATACGGCCACTGGGCTGGTGGGTTTTTGGGAGTACAACACTGACTTGTTTGATGCTAGTACCATTGAGCGAATGACTGGTCATTTTGTGACATTGCTGGAAGGTATTATTGCTAACCCACAGCAGCAAATCTCACAATTGCCACTGTTGACAGCAGTTGAACAACAGCAGTTATTAGTGGAATGGAATGAGACTCAAGCAGATTATCCTTCTGATAAGTGTATTCATCAGTTGTTTGAGGAGCAAGTTCAGCGTACACCCGATGCTATAGCAGTTGTTTTTGAAGATCAACAACTTACTTACCAGCAGTTGAATACTCGTGCTAACCAGTTAGCGCACTACCTCAAGTCTTTGGGAGTGGGAGCAGATGTGCTAGTAGGCATTTGTGTGGAACGCTCAATAGAAATGGTGGTGGGACTACTAGGTATTCTGAAGGCGGGTGGGGCATACTTGCCACTTGACCCGGAATATCCGATTGAGCGTTTGCGCTTTATGCTAGAAGATGCTCAAGTTCCAGTGTTGCTGACCCAGCAGAAACTCCTTGACAGACTTGCTCAAAATCAAGCACAGCTTGTTTGTTTGGATACTGATTGGCGGCTGATTTCTCAGCTAAGTCAGAATAATCTAATCACGGAGGCACAAACAAATAATTTGGCTTATGTGATTTATACCTCCGGTTCTACAGGTCAACCCAAGGGAGTGCTGATTGCCCATCAAGGATTATTAAATTTGGTGTTCTGGCACAACAGAGCTTTTAACATCACTTCATTAGACAAAGCCACTCAATTAGCTAAAACAGCATTTGATGCTGCGGTATGGGAATTATGGCCTTACCTAACGACAGGAGCAAGTATCTATTTAGTCAAATCTCAGCTTCTTAGTTCGCTAGTGAACCTACGAGACTGGTTAATTTCAAACAAGATTACTATCAGTTTTCTGCCAACACCATTAGCACAGGAGTTATTGTCTTTGCAATGGCCAACTGAAAATTTGGCTTTGCGTTGCATACTGACTGGAGGAGATAAGCTTCATCAGTATCCATCAGATTCAATCCCCTTCCAAGTGGTAAATAACTATGGCCCAACTGAGAATACTGTTGTCACAACTTCTGGATTGGTAGTTGCCAAAGAGCAAGAACAGATATCACCGACCATTGGGCGAGCGATCGCTAATACACAGGTTTACATATTAGATAGCAATCTGCAACCAGTTCCTATTGGTGTGCCAGGAGAGTTACATATTGCTGGTGTTGGGTTGGCAAAAGGCTATCTCAACCGCCCCGATCTAACAACTGAGAAATTCATCTCTAATCCGTTTGAGGAAGCAGTTCGCGGAGCGTGTCGCAGACAAGGGAGTAAATTATATAAAACTGGGGATTTAGCACGTTATTTACCGGATGGCAACATAGAATACCTGGGACGCATTGACGATCAGGTAAAAATTCGGGGCTTCCGCATCGAGTTGGCAGAAATCGAAGCATTGCTGGGGCAACATGATGATGTGCAAGTATGTTGTGTCATTGCTCGTGAAGAAGCTCCAGGTAATAAGGGCTTGGTCGCCTATGTAGTGCCGCAAAAAGAGGTGACACCCATAACGAACGAACTGCGTCAGTTTCTTTCCGATAAACTACCTGGGTATATGGTGCCAAATGTTTTTGTGATACTGGAGTCCTTACCCCTGACACCCAACGGCAAAGTAGACCGTCGCGCTTTGCCTGCTCCAGATTTACAACAGGAGCTATCAGATTATGTAATGCCAAATACAGAAGCAGAAGAAATCATTGCTGGCGTTTGGCAAAAAGCATTGGCAATAGAAAAAGTGGGAATTTACAATAATTTCTTCGAGCTAGGAGGCAATTCGTTACTACTGGTAAAAATTAATCAGCAATTACAAGAACAACTTGGTTTAGAACTGTCAATAGTTGATATGTTTAATTACCCAACTATATATACTTTGAGCCAATATTTAAATACTAAGTCTCAGAAAGAAAATCCAATCAAAGAAAACACCCATCGCACTCAATCTCATAATGAAGTTAAAGCTTTAAAAAGCAAACAGTTACAATCCAGGCAACAATATCGCTCTCAGAAAAAAGGTAGAAAATGA